The proteins below come from a single Prochlorococcus marinus str. MIT 9215 genomic window:
- a CDS encoding microcompartment protein, producing the protein MEPTSSLNRGERKKGSSLVTGSEVQSQSSDASCLITTDSEKSLVSRQASQVGQIELRTYVFLDSLQPQLAAYMGTVSRGFLPIPGDSCLWMEVSPGMAIHRVTDIALKASNVRLGQMIVEREFGSFALYHKDQSTVLHSGDVVLDAIGSEINQRTKPSTSWTEIIRAITPDHSVLINRQNRSGSMIQAGMSMFILETEPAGYVLKAANEAEKASNITVVDVKAVGAFGRLTLAGKEGDVEEAAAASINAIEQISNY; encoded by the coding sequence ATGGAACCAACTTCTAGCTTAAACAGAGGGGAACGAAAAAAAGGGAGTTCTCTAGTCACAGGATCTGAGGTGCAATCTCAGTCCAGTGATGCTAGCTGTCTTATTACTACTGATTCAGAGAAATCTTTGGTTTCAAGACAGGCAAGTCAAGTAGGGCAAATCGAATTAAGAACCTATGTTTTCTTGGATTCATTGCAACCCCAGTTGGCAGCTTATATGGGAACTGTTAGTAGAGGGTTCCTGCCGATTCCTGGGGATTCATGTTTATGGATGGAGGTTTCTCCGGGAATGGCGATTCATAGAGTTACAGATATTGCTCTAAAGGCCAGTAATGTAAGGCTAGGACAAATGATAGTTGAAAGAGAATTTGGTTCTTTTGCTCTTTATCACAAGGATCAAAGCACTGTTTTACATTCAGGTGATGTGGTTTTAGATGCAATTGGGAGCGAGATTAATCAAAGAACAAAACCATCTACAAGTTGGACAGAAATTATTCGTGCGATAACCCCTGATCATTCTGTTTTAATAAATAGACAAAATAGAAGTGGATCTATGATTCAGGCTGGTATGAGTATGTTTATTCTCGAAACTGAACCTGCTGGATATGTTTTAAAAGCAGCTAATGAGGCAGAAAAAGCTTCTAATATAACCGTTGTGGATGTTAAGGCAGTTGGAGCTTTTGGCAGATTAACTCTTGCGGGCAAAGAAGGAGATGTAGAAGAAGCAGCAGCAGCATCAATTAATGCGATTGAACAAATATCTAATTACTGA
- a CDS encoding non-canonical purine NTP pyrophosphatase: MNLPVLTIASGNKSKVSEISEMLDVLSLRVQKQPEYLNVEETGNTYFENALLKAKAAALETKTWALADDSGLEVDILDGRPGIYSARYAKNNVEKIKKLINELSDSPYRSARFISCMVLCDPSGNLVKDTTGICWGEILKTPKYPNGEFESIFWVKEANSVYGELSQSQLSKLGSRGKAAKIMSPYLKKEIGLN, translated from the coding sequence TTGAACCTTCCAGTCCTAACTATTGCTAGTGGCAACAAAAGTAAAGTTTCTGAAATTTCGGAAATGCTGGATGTTTTGTCTTTAAGGGTTCAGAAGCAACCTGAATATTTAAATGTAGAAGAGACTGGAAACACATATTTTGAGAATGCACTTTTAAAAGCTAAAGCAGCTGCTTTAGAGACAAAAACTTGGGCATTAGCTGACGATTCAGGCCTTGAAGTGGATATCTTAGATGGTCGGCCAGGCATATATTCTGCACGATATGCCAAAAACAACGTTGAAAAAATTAAAAAATTAATTAATGAACTTTCTGATAGCCCTTACAGGAGCGCAAGATTTATAAGTTGTATGGTTTTATGTGATCCCTCAGGAAACTTAGTGAAGGATACAACTGGAATATGCTGGGGAGAAATTCTTAAGACCCCAAAATATCCAAATGGGGAGTTCGAATCTATTTTTTGGGTAAAAGAAGCTAACTCTGTTTATGGAGAGCTCTCACAATCACAACTTAGTAAGTTAGGAAGCAGGGGTAAAGCTGCCAAAATTATGTCACCTTATTTAAAAAAAGAAATTGGATTAAATTAA
- a CDS encoding BMC domain-containing protein, translating into MATETMGIALGMIETRGLVPAIEAADAMTKAAEVRLIGREFVGGGYVTVLVRGETGAVNAAVRAGADACERVGDGLVAAHIIARPHREVEPALGNGEFLGQKD; encoded by the coding sequence ATGGCTACAGAAACAATGGGTATCGCTCTCGGCATGATCGAGACACGCGGACTAGTACCTGCAATCGAAGCAGCTGATGCAATGACAAAAGCTGCAGAAGTTCGCCTTATTGGTCGTGAATTCGTAGGTGGCGGTTATGTCACAGTATTAGTTAGAGGCGAAACAGGCGCAGTTAACGCAGCTGTAAGAGCTGGTGCTGATGCTTGTGAAAGAGTTGGTGACGGTTTAGTTGCAGCTCACATTATTGCTCGTCCTCACAGAGAAGTTGAACCTGCTCTTGGTAACGGTGAATTTCTTGGTCAAAAGGACTAA
- a CDS encoding form I ribulose bisphosphate carboxylase large subunit — protein sequence MSKKYDAGVKEYRDTYWTPEYVPLDTDLLACFKCTGQEGVPREEVAAAVAAESSTGTWSTVWSELLTDLEFYKGRCYRIEDVPGDPEAFYAFIAYPLDLFEEGSITNVLTSLVGNVFGFKALRHLRLEDIRFPIAFIKTCGGPPNGIVVERDRLNKYGRPLLGCTIKPKLGLSGKNYGRVVYECLRGGLDLTKDDENINSQPFQRWRERFEFVAEAVKLAQQETGEVKGHYLNCTANTPEELYERAEFAKELDMPIIMHDYITGGFTANTGLANWCRKNGMLLHIHRAMHAVIDRHPKHGIHFRVLAKCLRLSGGDQLHTGTVVGKLEGDRQTTLGYIDNLRESFVPEDRSRGNFFDQDWGSMPGVFAVASGGIHVWHMPALLAIFGDDSCLQFGGGTHGHPWGSAAGAAANRVALEACVKARNAGREIEKESRDILMEAAKHSPELAIALETWKEIKFEFDTVDKLDVQG from the coding sequence ATGAGTAAGAAGTATGATGCTGGGGTAAAGGAGTACAGAGATACCTACTGGACTCCAGAATATGTACCCCTAGACACCGATTTATTAGCCTGTTTCAAATGTACAGGTCAGGAAGGTGTTCCCAGAGAAGAAGTTGCAGCAGCTGTTGCCGCTGAATCTTCAACAGGTACTTGGTCAACAGTTTGGTCCGAGTTACTTACAGATTTAGAATTTTATAAAGGACGTTGTTATCGAATCGAAGACGTTCCTGGAGATCCTGAAGCTTTTTATGCTTTTATTGCATATCCTTTAGATCTTTTTGAAGAAGGTTCTATTACAAACGTATTAACATCTCTAGTAGGAAATGTTTTCGGATTTAAAGCTCTAAGACATCTACGTCTAGAAGATATTAGATTCCCAATCGCTTTCATCAAAACTTGTGGTGGTCCACCAAATGGAATCGTAGTTGAAAGAGATCGTTTAAACAAATATGGAAGACCTCTTCTTGGCTGTACCATTAAACCTAAATTAGGATTATCTGGTAAAAACTATGGTCGAGTTGTATATGAGTGTCTTAGAGGTGGTCTTGATTTAACTAAGGATGACGAGAATATAAACTCTCAGCCATTCCAACGTTGGAGAGAAAGATTTGAGTTCGTTGCAGAAGCAGTTAAGCTTGCTCAGCAAGAAACTGGAGAAGTTAAAGGTCACTACCTAAACTGTACTGCCAACACTCCTGAAGAACTTTATGAAAGAGCTGAATTTGCAAAAGAGCTAGATATGCCAATCATCATGCATGATTATATAACTGGCGGTTTTACTGCAAATACTGGATTAGCAAACTGGTGTCGTAAAAATGGCATGCTTCTGCATATTCATAGAGCGATGCATGCTGTTATTGATAGACATCCAAAACATGGTATCCATTTCAGGGTTCTAGCAAAATGCTTGAGACTCTCCGGAGGAGATCAATTACATACTGGAACTGTTGTTGGAAAACTAGAAGGTGATCGTCAAACAACTCTTGGTTACATTGACAACTTAAGAGAGTCATTTGTTCCCGAAGATAGATCAAGAGGTAACTTCTTTGATCAAGATTGGGGTTCGATGCCAGGAGTATTTGCTGTCGCATCAGGTGGTATTCACGTATGGCATATGCCTGCACTACTAGCGATTTTTGGAGATGACTCTTGTCTTCAGTTTGGTGGTGGAACTCATGGTCATCCATGGGGTTCAGCTGCTGGAGCTGCAGCCAACAGAGTTGCTTTAGAAGCTTGTGTGAAAGCACGTAATGCCGGTCGCGAAATCGAAAAAGAGAGTAGAGACATTCTTATGGAAGCTGCTAAACACAGTCCTGAATTAGCTATCGCTCTCGAAACTTGGAAGGAAATTAAGTTTGAATTTGATACCGTCGACAAACTAGACGTTCAAGGTTAA
- a CDS encoding ribulose bisphosphate carboxylase small subunit: protein MPFQSTVGDYQTVATLETFGFLPPMTQEEIYDQIAYIIAQGWSPVIEHVHPSGSMQTYWSYWKLPFFGEKDLNLVVSELEACHRAYPDHHVRIIGYDAYTQSQGTAFVVFQGR, encoded by the coding sequence ATGCCTTTCCAGAGCACAGTAGGCGACTATCAAACAGTTGCAACCCTGGAAACATTCGGTTTCTTACCACCGATGACCCAGGAGGAAATATACGACCAAATTGCATACATAATTGCTCAAGGCTGGAGTCCTGTTATTGAGCATGTTCACCCTAGTGGAAGTATGCAAACTTATTGGTCTTATTGGAAGCTCCCATTCTTTGGGGAAAAAGATCTTAACTTGGTTGTAAGTGAATTAGAGGCATGTCATAGAGCATACCCTGATCATCATGTAAGAATCATCGGATACGATGCTTACACTCAAAGCCAAGGAACAGCTTTTGTAGTTTTCCAGGGACGTTAA
- the csoS2 gene encoding carboxysome assembly protein CsoS2 produces MSKKTSREIALERRKAMSDSGKKAAAYSSTTKDRVRSSQDIHISGTQSSLDNQNISKPVTKHIPKTKVNRKSSSTTLSSKELVIERRKAMSTHGKSAITSSDRTRTDVKKESPVDTVKSTISKNQENQDLTSTESNSLKPKFKRRINQKRKPITNTSRDIVLARREAQSKHGKSATKQNTSAASLARRGDPDLSSREISQRVRELRSKTGATGKKGNGKCRPCGPNKNGAKQNIADASWKVGKSETDSGQIVTGTQANRSVKTTGNEASTCRTVTGTQYMGTEVVDQFCQDRPSYKQPLRSTVTSTTSGNKVTGNEVGRSERVTGDEPGTCKNPTGTEYVSANQSQKYCGDVPKNPSKVKHSTTTDGLKVSGSLPGRSILVTGDESGSGHQLTGDQYLGSEPNPKGKAFEKVGSYETLNGNNVTGTGVGRSDHMTGNEHGSCKNVTGDEYIGSQQYEKFCGSKPKPEARKVGLSLSSKSNLISGTMTGRSKIVTGDEPGSCKVLTGTPYAGLDQINDNCSTEISEDMKSRSTVNSGNNSNARLTGQQPGIGGVMTGARKGACKNLTGTPYVGGDQFSEACDNPPNDTAYANQEKSAGNSWNEFSVKSPSRDKYSENNTQGVTGNEYENGSKVTGPFDMAVDKVTGTEKFRFEPNKNITYKQKMEIEEADRAAKTPEKRVASRITGEGQSVGNVTGDDWDRGDKVTGTEGASSRKRNPSRAGFMSAMPPMEVKRNEETEKPDFLITGSSGNTREGQLVTFSGGARG; encoded by the coding sequence ATGTCAAAAAAAACCAGTAGAGAGATTGCACTTGAAAGAAGAAAGGCGATGAGTGATAGCGGTAAAAAAGCGGCTGCTTATTCTTCAACTACCAAAGATAGAGTTCGATCTTCTCAAGATATACATATTTCTGGGACTCAGTCTTCTCTTGACAATCAAAATATTTCTAAACCAGTTACAAAACATATCCCAAAAACAAAGGTAAACAGAAAGTCTTCTTCAACAACTTTATCTAGTAAAGAGTTAGTAATAGAGAGAAGAAAAGCAATGTCTACCCATGGCAAATCAGCTATAACTTCATCCGATAGAACTCGTACTGATGTTAAAAAAGAAAGTCCTGTAGATACAGTTAAATCAACCATAAGTAAAAATCAAGAAAATCAAGATTTAACTAGTACAGAATCTAATTCCTTAAAACCCAAGTTTAAAAGAAGAATTAATCAAAAGAGAAAGCCTATTACAAATACAAGTAGAGATATTGTTTTAGCGAGAAGAGAAGCTCAATCTAAGCATGGTAAATCAGCAACTAAACAAAATACCAGTGCCGCTTCGTTAGCTAGAAGGGGAGACCCAGATTTAAGTAGTAGAGAAATTTCTCAGAGAGTGAGAGAACTAAGAAGTAAAACTGGTGCCACAGGTAAAAAAGGTAATGGGAAATGTAGACCATGTGGTCCAAATAAAAATGGTGCCAAACAAAATATTGCTGATGCTAGTTGGAAAGTTGGCAAAAGTGAAACTGATTCAGGTCAAATAGTTACTGGAACACAAGCGAATAGATCTGTAAAAACTACAGGTAATGAGGCAAGTACATGCAGAACTGTCACTGGTACCCAATATATGGGAACAGAAGTTGTTGATCAATTTTGTCAAGATAGACCAAGTTATAAACAACCACTTAGATCTACTGTTACCTCTACAACATCAGGTAATAAAGTAACTGGAAATGAAGTTGGTAGATCTGAGAGGGTCACAGGGGATGAGCCTGGGACTTGTAAAAACCCTACAGGTACTGAATATGTATCTGCTAATCAATCACAGAAGTATTGTGGTGATGTTCCAAAAAATCCTTCAAAGGTTAAACACAGTACTACAACCGATGGATTAAAGGTATCTGGATCACTTCCTGGCAGATCAATCCTAGTTACTGGAGACGAATCTGGTTCTGGACATCAGTTAACTGGAGATCAATATCTTGGCTCTGAGCCAAATCCAAAAGGTAAAGCATTTGAAAAAGTAGGTAGTTACGAAACTCTTAATGGGAATAATGTAACTGGTACAGGTGTAGGAAGATCAGACCATATGACGGGCAATGAACATGGGAGTTGCAAGAATGTAACTGGTGATGAGTACATAGGCTCTCAACAATATGAGAAGTTTTGCGGTTCAAAACCAAAACCAGAAGCTAGAAAAGTAGGTTTAAGCCTTTCTTCAAAGTCCAATTTAATCAGCGGGACTATGACAGGAAGATCAAAAATAGTAACTGGGGATGAACCTGGTTCATGCAAAGTGCTAACAGGAACACCATACGCAGGCTTAGATCAGATTAATGATAATTGTAGTACCGAGATTTCAGAAGATATGAAATCCCGATCAACAGTTAATTCTGGAAATAATTCAAATGCCAGACTTACAGGACAACAACCTGGAATTGGTGGAGTAATGACAGGTGCTAGGAAAGGTGCTTGTAAAAACCTAACAGGGACTCCTTATGTTGGAGGAGATCAGTTCTCAGAAGCATGTGATAATCCTCCAAATGATACTGCTTATGCGAATCAAGAAAAGTCAGCAGGTAATTCTTGGAATGAATTCTCTGTTAAATCACCATCAAGAGACAAATATTCTGAAAACAATACTCAAGGAGTCACTGGTAATGAATATGAAAATGGTTCAAAGGTAACTGGACCTTTTGACATGGCAGTTGATAAGGTTACTGGCACTGAAAAATTTAGATTTGAACCGAATAAAAATATTACTTATAAACAAAAAATGGAAATTGAAGAGGCAGACCGTGCTGCAAAGACACCAGAAAAAAGAGTCGCATCAAGGATTACTGGTGAAGGACAATCAGTAGGAAACGTAACTGGTGATGATTGGGATCGCGGCGATAAGGTAACAGGTACAGAGGGAGCTTCTTCTAGAAAACGAAATCCATCAAGAGCAGGATTTATGAGCGCAATGCCCCCTATGGAAGTTAAAAGAAATGAGGAAACAGAAAAACCAGATTTCTTGATAACTGGATCTAGTGGAAATACTCGTGAAGGACAACTTGTTACCTTTTCAGGTGGTGCAAGAGGTTAA
- a CDS encoding carboxysome shell carbonic anhydrase produces MPLRGLAKAKNFTLGPTAPMKTFTENIHIQTKESNNSRNFGKSHKLSNNIQNENLFRYESKIKSDFDEIVPTLKEIARIQHHEDFINKAQKLSRKNLGIDLPLHVLDKSWVKPLDMRALYAWCAFKQHEKLSDNFFNNDPLEGAAGSRDAEDFEKFLLDCGIHLLDITPCSDGRLAHSVAYVMRIPFSSVRRRSHAGALFDIENTVNRWVKTEHKRYRESVPNEAHKDTKYLKVVTYHFSSVDPLHQGCAAHGSNDELAAAEGRNKLYAFKEAVENSFCCGASVDLMLIGLDTDTDSLKIHLSTSDGGIDLEKTISTLEIYNSTINFSREDAEREICQTISKQSSKDKLSGLEKFTYKLIVNNISQIDYVKSFHNGSYEDIGHAERFIGVGIGFKEVHLRNLTYFAHLDTVEEGAPDLDVGVKIFTGLNVSQDLPIPVVIRFDYSGKVPGAKERAIKDCERVNNAISIRYKNLVDQGLLYTCSTIRDRDNIHSAQIIGMSLDKKTEEAH; encoded by the coding sequence ATGCCTTTAAGAGGACTGGCTAAAGCCAAGAACTTCACTTTGGGGCCAACAGCTCCAATGAAAACTTTTACTGAAAATATCCATATACAAACTAAAGAATCAAATAATTCCCGAAATTTTGGAAAGTCTCATAAATTATCCAATAATATCCAAAATGAAAATTTATTTAGGTATGAAAGCAAAATAAAAAGTGATTTTGACGAAATTGTTCCAACTCTCAAGGAAATTGCTCGAATTCAACATCACGAAGATTTTATAAATAAGGCTCAAAAATTATCAAGAAAAAATTTGGGAATAGATTTACCCCTACATGTATTAGATAAATCTTGGGTTAAACCTCTTGATATGAGAGCTTTATATGCATGGTGTGCTTTCAAACAGCATGAGAAACTTAGCGACAATTTTTTTAACAATGATCCACTTGAAGGTGCTGCTGGAAGCAGGGACGCGGAAGACTTTGAAAAATTTCTCTTAGATTGTGGAATACATTTACTCGATATAACTCCTTGTTCAGATGGGAGATTAGCTCATTCAGTTGCTTATGTAATGAGAATACCTTTTAGTTCAGTAAGAAGAAGATCCCATGCTGGAGCACTGTTTGATATTGAAAATACCGTTAATCGATGGGTAAAAACTGAACATAAAAGATATAGAGAGAGTGTTCCTAATGAAGCTCATAAAGATACCAAGTACTTAAAAGTTGTAACTTATCACTTCAGTTCAGTAGATCCTTTGCATCAGGGATGCGCAGCTCATGGGAGTAATGACGAGTTAGCTGCAGCAGAAGGTAGAAATAAATTATATGCTTTCAAAGAGGCTGTAGAGAATAGCTTTTGCTGCGGAGCTTCTGTGGATTTAATGTTAATTGGACTTGATACAGACACTGATTCATTAAAAATACATTTATCAACTAGCGATGGCGGTATTGATTTAGAAAAAACTATTTCTACATTAGAAATTTACAATTCAACAATAAATTTTTCAAGAGAGGATGCAGAAAGAGAAATTTGCCAGACAATTTCTAAGCAATCTTCAAAAGATAAACTCAGTGGATTGGAAAAATTTACGTATAAATTAATTGTCAATAATATTTCTCAAATTGATTATGTTAAGAGTTTTCATAATGGTTCTTATGAAGATATTGGACATGCAGAAAGGTTTATTGGAGTAGGTATTGGTTTCAAAGAAGTACATCTCAGAAATTTAACTTATTTTGCTCATTTAGATACAGTCGAAGAAGGGGCTCCAGATTTAGATGTAGGAGTGAAGATTTTTACTGGATTAAATGTTTCTCAAGATCTACCTATTCCGGTAGTAATAAGATTCGATTACTCTGGCAAAGTACCCGGCGCAAAAGAGAGAGCAATAAAAGATTGTGAAAGAGTCAATAATGCGATATCAATTAGATATAAAAATTTAGTTGATCAAGGTTTGTTATATACTTGCTCTACTATTAGAGATAGGGACAACATTCATTCCGCCCAAATTATTGGAATGTCTTTAGATAAAAAAACAGAGGAGGCTCATTAG
- a CDS encoding carboxysome peptide A, protein MLICKVVKPLVSTNRIPGFEHKHLQVVLDGSSNKVAVDAVGCKPGDWVICVGSSAAREAAGSKSYPSDLTIVGIIDHWDPNKS, encoded by the coding sequence ATGTTAATTTGTAAGGTTGTAAAACCACTTGTATCAACCAATAGGATTCCTGGTTTTGAACATAAACATCTACAGGTTGTTTTGGATGGTTCTTCAAACAAAGTTGCAGTTGACGCTGTTGGATGTAAGCCAGGAGATTGGGTTATTTGTGTTGGAAGTTCTGCTGCTAGAGAAGCAGCGGGAAGCAAATCTTATCCAAGCGATTTAACGATTGTTGGAATAATTGATCATTGGGATCCTAACAAGTCATAA
- a CDS encoding carboxysome peptide B, whose translation MEIMKVLGRMVCTQRVAGLGHMNLRILENNKGKKLVAVDPVGAREGNWVFTSSGTAARFACPNPEVQTDLTIGGIIDYWESD comes from the coding sequence GTGGAAATTATGAAGGTTTTAGGAAGGATGGTATGTACTCAAAGAGTAGCAGGCTTAGGTCATATGAATTTGCGAATTTTAGAAAATAATAAAGGAAAGAAATTAGTTGCTGTTGATCCTGTTGGCGCTAGAGAAGGTAACTGGGTCTTTACTTCTAGTGGAACTGCAGCTAGGTTTGCTTGTCCTAATCCGGAAGTTCAAACTGATTTGACAATTGGTGGCATTATTGATTATTGGGAGAGTGACTAA
- a CDS encoding 4a-hydroxytetrahydrobiopterin dehydratase, producing MWNERESPLRIEKRFEFEQYSKISTFMGKIEKLCKERDVYPNISFGKNFVSLSIFLDNKEISNKEKDFSKDIDKFYLEG from the coding sequence ATGTGGAATGAAAGAGAATCACCTTTGAGGATTGAAAAAAGATTTGAATTTGAGCAGTACTCAAAAATTAGTACATTCATGGGGAAAATTGAGAAATTATGTAAAGAAAGGGATGTTTATCCAAATATCAGCTTCGGCAAGAATTTCGTAAGTCTTTCAATATTTTTAGATAATAAAGAGATATCTAATAAGGAAAAAGACTTTTCAAAAGATATTGATAAATTTTATTTAGAAGGTTAG
- a CDS encoding DUF3136 domain-containing protein, which translates to MSAAKLNIDELEAGYPLFCKALRLLILKGNSVKDIERTVCWGHLETLNRCLPGRYKAPTYLMALIKRDIAKPNNY; encoded by the coding sequence ATGTCAGCAGCAAAGCTTAATATAGATGAACTAGAGGCAGGTTATCCTTTATTTTGCAAAGCTCTTAGACTATTAATTTTAAAAGGTAACTCAGTTAAAGATATAGAAAGGACAGTTTGTTGGGGTCATCTTGAAACTTTAAATAGATGTTTGCCCGGTAGATATAAAGCCCCCACATATTTAATGGCTTTAATCAAAAGAGATATTGCAAAGCCAAATAATTATTAA
- a CDS encoding Rid family detoxifying hydrolase — protein sequence MSPKQVIKTSNAPDPVGPYNQAIKAGDFIYCSGQIAIDPALNEITCLGDIEKETIQVLKNLAAVLKAGGAKIEDVIKTTIYLTDLSNFQIVNKIYSDFFNIENPPARACVEVSYLPKGVSVEIDCVAFLD from the coding sequence ATGTCTCCCAAACAAGTAATTAAAACATCAAATGCTCCAGATCCAGTCGGACCTTATAATCAAGCAATAAAAGCTGGGGATTTTATCTATTGTTCTGGTCAAATTGCAATTGACCCAGCTTTAAATGAAATAACATGTTTAGGTGATATAGAGAAGGAAACTATTCAAGTTTTAAAAAATCTTGCAGCAGTTCTTAAGGCTGGTGGAGCAAAAATAGAGGATGTAATAAAAACAACTATTTACCTAACTGACTTAAGTAATTTTCAAATTGTCAATAAAATATATAGTGATTTTTTTAATATAGAGAATCCTCCAGCAAGGGCCTGTGTGGAAGTTTCATATCTACCAAAAGGAGTTTCAGTTGAGATAGATTGCGTCGCATTTCTTGATTAA
- the gloB gene encoding hydroxyacylglutathione hydrolase translates to MDFNKARNIIGLRVLSDNLIWLWVKDKSVVVVDPSIHEPVIRYIDENNLNLKAILQTHHHSDHIGGTRSLIERWPNVKVIASSKEKKRIPFQNLSVEDGETLDILGEEIKIIEVLGHTNSHIAFFLNGENPVLFVGDTLFSGGCGRIFEGTYQEMYSSLERIKSLPKNTLIYCAHEYTKANILWALNLRPKDQNIKNKFLEVEKKLSLNELTIPFLLDEEMKINLFLRAKSLEEFTFLRANKDLWV, encoded by the coding sequence ATGGATTTTAATAAAGCTCGAAATATAATCGGACTCAGAGTTTTAAGTGATAACCTCATTTGGTTGTGGGTAAAAGATAAATCCGTTGTAGTTGTAGATCCATCTATTCACGAACCAGTAATTAGATATATAGATGAAAATAATCTTAACTTAAAAGCCATTTTGCAAACTCATCATCATTCAGACCATATTGGAGGGACGAGGTCTCTTATTGAAAGATGGCCAAATGTAAAGGTGATTGCTTCCTCCAAAGAAAAAAAGCGAATACCTTTTCAAAATTTATCTGTAGAGGATGGAGAAACGTTGGATATTTTAGGTGAAGAAATAAAAATAATTGAAGTATTAGGGCATACAAACTCACATATTGCCTTCTTTTTGAATGGGGAAAATCCTGTTCTTTTTGTTGGTGATACATTATTTTCTGGGGGCTGTGGAAGAATTTTTGAAGGAACCTATCAAGAAATGTATTCTTCACTAGAGAGAATCAAATCTTTACCAAAAAATACTCTCATATATTGCGCACATGAATATACTAAGGCAAATATATTGTGGGCATTGAATCTCAGGCCTAAAGATCAAAATATAAAAAATAAATTTTTGGAAGTTGAAAAAAAACTTTCTCTTAATGAATTGACAATTCCATTTTTACTTGACGAAGAGATGAAAATAAATCTTTTCTTAAGAGCAAAAAGTTTAGAAGAATTTACTTTTTTAAGAGCAAATAAAGATTTATGGGTTTAA
- the hisG gene encoding ATP phosphoribosyltransferase: MFTIALPKGALLRDSISTFKRAGLDFSNALDENNRSLTFESNCKRAKALLVRNGDVPVYVSYGQADLGIVGYDVLRESELKVAKLLDLGFGGCHMSLAVKKNSNYSKPTDLPANCKVASKFIKTARSYFEELNIPVEIVHLTGSVELGPITGMAEAIVDLVATGKTLKENGLIKIDDLFYSTARLIGNPLSMRLDDNHLRDTILSIESTNSLIEE, encoded by the coding sequence ATGTTTACTATAGCTTTACCAAAAGGAGCTCTGTTAAGAGATTCAATTTCAACTTTTAAAAGAGCTGGGTTAGATTTCTCTAATGCGTTGGACGAAAATAATAGATCATTAACCTTTGAATCAAATTGCAAACGGGCTAAAGCTTTATTAGTAAGAAATGGAGATGTTCCTGTTTATGTAAGCTATGGTCAGGCTGATTTGGGTATTGTTGGGTATGATGTTTTACGAGAATCTGAATTAAAAGTCGCAAAGTTACTTGATTTAGGATTTGGGGGTTGTCATATGTCGTTGGCAGTTAAGAAAAATAGCAATTATTCAAAACCAACTGATCTTCCAGCAAACTGTAAAGTAGCAAGTAAATTTATAAAAACAGCAAGATCATATTTCGAAGAATTAAATATTCCTGTAGAAATAGTTCATTTAACAGGATCTGTAGAGCTTGGTCCTATTACAGGTATGGCAGAGGCAATAGTTGATTTGGTGGCAACCGGAAAGACTCTTAAAGAGAATGGTTTAATTAAGATAGATGATCTTTTTTACTCAACTGCAAGATTAATTGGAAATCCTTTATCTATGAGGTTAGATGATAATCATCTCAGAGATACGATTTTATCAATAGAATCAACTAATTCTTTAATAGAAGAGTAG